The genome window attttaaatgaaACTTGATAAGTGAAAATCGAAGAACATTCACTAGTAATTTGCATGTAATTGTAATCTAATTCTATATTAATTCAAAATGTAGAATCTAACATACTAGAACATTCATCATATGCTTGTGATTATAATATCATTACACGTGATTTGTAATGATGTCACTGCAAAAGTAAAGGTACAAATtcacttttatttttttaaccgGAGAGTATTGTTTGAATCTCCCATTTCTATACATGCTTCTATTGAAATCATAATATTTTCCTTTATTTGTGAGTCGACACACCATGAGAATCTTGCTTTTCGGCTTTGAATTACTTAAAGTACTCAAAATACTGTCTCATGATTAAAGTAATTTATCCAAAAAGTAAATTATTTCACTCTCTCTTTTACTTTTAATCTATAATTTGTAGTTTTGTCTCTTTAAATCGCAGATCATCTGATCGCCGATGAGTTTTCCGGAGAGATTGCGGACGGCATGGCGTATGTAGCCGGTCACGATGACCGATCTCGACCAGTGGTGGTATGCGTAGTacttttttaaatttattaaatgTAGACGATTTAAATTCTGTAAGATACGTGTACAAAAGTAGTAGCTTACTTTACGTTAAAAAAATTTAATTATGCTCTTTTCATGATATTTTTACAGATTTTTCGAATCAAGCAAGATTATCTCAAATTTCGGTCACAGAAGCAGTAAGTTGTTAATTACtcatatatatgttttttttagtattaatgggattttaacaaaattattttactttttgttaatcattttgttgccattttattGTATTTTTTATTCGAATGACAAATTATTTTACTTTTTATTAatcattttgttgccattttattGTACCTTTTTATTCGAATGATAAATGTTACAAgctaataaacatttttattatAGAATAGATTTTTATATCAAattcaaaatatgaaaaatttcaAACTAGAATAAACATTTGTCATTGATTTATATAGTAAACCATGCATTGACAAAAATAGAGTAAAAACAAACGAAAAGGTGAAAGAAAAACTAGCATTTTACCTAGAAAAACACACACTTTTTATATAATATACTCGTTTCACATTAGAATTactaaatgtaaaaaaaaaatatattcaaACATAATTTAATGTAGTAATTATACATGTGTATGTATCAATGGCTACATTATTTGTAAATTACTAAAAATACAATGTATTCAGTGGCGAAACTTAACCCTAATAACAGACGGGAGCGGgaggggggtcgaaaacgtagatacctaaaaatttctatacgaaaactacatatataacactaatGAGCGAAAAGTTTGGAGGGCcccccttctatacttcgcccctGAATGTATTTGCTATATGAATACAAagtgtatatgtatataaatatgttatgtaaccaactggggtagcccagttggccaccgacactcACCTCTTtccagaggtaccgggttcgagtcttgggagtggcatacccccccccccctaaatatGTTATGTGTATATACGTATTGTTAAGAATATTATTTTATAACTGTATAGGTTCATTCGCTTGTTGGTTTTCACTTTGGAGGTAGCAATTCAAACAATGGCAAAATCTGTGGAGGAGTTGATTGTCTTATTTGATGCAAGTAAGTCTTTAGATTTGAATAAAACTACTTTGCcatttgacatttcatacataatttttaaaatatattccGCCAACTTAATATTCAATTAACGACTTATAAGTCAAACAAATAATTTTACAAATTCGAAAATAGTACGACCTtagttattataatattattatttatatgtttttttgaTAAAGTATGAAGTTAGAAAAACCTAGGGGTAAAGATATGAATTTGGAAGACTATCTCATGGAGAAAAGATTTTGATGAGCTTTACGTCAGTTAGATGTTGGAAATTAATGTACATTCTTCCAACGTTGGCCTTCCCCCAAACCATCTTTTTCACAGTCTGAAATGCTACTTTGTCACAGTGTCACGCCCATTCATTCCTACATGtttaatctctctctctctcctctttaaTTGAGTAAGTCACGCCTAATTACATAATTAATATGATTGTTTCCTTCTGAAAATAGGGATTACAAATTAGACTAAACCTGATTTCAAATCATGAGATGGAGTATACACAATATAGATACGCGTTTACCCGAACAATACATGTAAAACATATTAGtgtgccaatgatctctagatcaag of Helianthus annuus cultivar XRQ/B unplaced genomic scaffold, HanXRQr2.0-SUNRISE HanXRQChr00c100, whole genome shotgun sequence contains these proteins:
- the LOC110885232 gene encoding phosphatidylinositol transfer protein 3, whose protein sequence is MGNKDHSSSSSLSAQSQMQIEKNRVDAVLHLLRKPSPLTLKQEKFCNEACIGRFLKAKGDNVKKTAKQLRATLSWRENLGVDHLIADEFSGEIADGMAYVAGHDDRSRPVVIFRIKQDYLKFRSQKQFIRLLVFTLEVAIQTMAKSVEELIVLFDASKSLDLNKTTLPFDISYIIFKIYSANLIFN